A genomic window from Pecten maximus chromosome 2, xPecMax1.1, whole genome shotgun sequence includes:
- the LOC117321697 gene encoding sec1 family domain-containing protein 2-like produces the protein MRSLHESSFSLWQKICQKVNRAVVFTDDAVAENLHWNGGLTLMLEAGAINVKEFSSFESVDHAYKKAVFIVSSMLQEVTSRVIQNIIEASKLQYVVVITAINPCVHLFSRSGTFDGDENLVFERFEESILEWMGNMNYTAEVSHMPLFATCLTPSLFVTPSFSRLFPLVSSDLPRLSLQYKSVRGDHKNFSSLKDVEAAHLPKSLQIKYKMLVGSIDSMLGELDVQEDCFFVGQTSKILATELASYPPAKIRRKSAQTKVSLLLVDRHLDLMTPCQHQSEVLMDKVTSILQRLPGHRNDVNVDMTPLCRVNSESKEVIAPGSLAGSKGQTTHSHLLPLLNSKVKEGLMEVNRSLVEAASTEKLPLKLSGKPGRVTAEQLDNTLKLFKGNYKAISNHLETVQVAMATCQCLKSSQNKEYELQGSTEKLMMQSIGSEEEQGPLSVLLSNLKAMQDKPLQEVCQSLDSVLTQIVYVYSLLGVDSRYRDEEDDIKKLLVKRIAKGKDYLPKMTQTLVGDLVTEEIVSAIIDDMFDKLNGMSLARQNLKYLGSVVDPSTTLSPAKGKPFLKQVTELAFDTTKGDIQDIEYISSGFTDLLKSGFGLFRTVAKPKPSDNKILIVFVVGGITATEAKLIRDTVASHNSDTQVIVGSTQLSKPEDIVQLLLCQDNLNPD, from the exons ATGCGTTCCTTACACGAAAGTTCATTTTCCTTGTGGCAGAAGATATGTCAGAAAGTAAACCGAGCAGTAGTATTCACTGATGATGCTGTCGCCGAGAACCTGCATTGGAATGGTGGTCTGACCCTTATGTTGGAGGCTGGGGCCATCAATGTCAAGGAATTCTCATCATTTGAG aGTGTAGATCATGCATATAAGAAGGCAGTTTTTATTGTGAGCTCCATGCTACAGGAAGTTACCAGTCGGGTGATACAGAACATCATTGAGGCCAGCAAGCTTCAGTACGTTGTAGTTATCACTGCTATTAATCCATGTGTCCACTTGTTCAGTCGCAGTGGGACATTTGATGGAGATGAAAATCTTGTATTTGAACGATTTGAAGAGAGTATACTGGAGTGGATGGGAAACATG AACTACACAGCAGAAGTAAGCCACATGCCACTGTTTGCCACCTGCCTGACACCGAGCCTATTTGTGACTCCATCGTTTAGCAGACTGTTTCCACTGGTGTCTTCAGATCTTCCTCGCCTGTCACTGCAGTACAAATCTGTGAGG ggAGATCATAAGAACTTTTCAAGCTTAAAAGATGTTGAAGCTGCTCATTTGCCTAAATCTTTACAAATTAAGTACAAG ATGTTAGTtggcagtatagacagtatgCTTGGAGAGCTAGATGTCCAGGAGGACTGCTTCTTTGTCGGTCAGACCAGTAAAATTTTGGCAACAGAGTTAGCTAGTTATCCTCCAGCGAAAATCAGACGCAAG tCTGCACAAACCAAGGTTTCCTTGTTATTGGTTGACCGTCATCTTGACCTTATGACACCATGTCAACATCAGTCTGAGGTGTTGATGGACAAAGTAACCAGCATTTTACAGCGATTACCTGGTCACCGCAACGATGTAAACGTGGACATGACACCATTGTGTAGGGTTAACAG TGAATCCAAGGAAGTGATAGCACCAGGGAGTTTGGCAGGAAGTAAAGGGCAGACAACTCACTCACATCTTCTTCCACTTCTGAACTCCAAAGTAAAG GAAGGACTGATGGAGGTGAACAGGTCACTTGTAGAAGCTGCATCGACAGAAAAATTACCTCTCAAGTTATCAGGAAAACCTGGTCGTGTCACAGCAGAACAACTGGATAATACCCTAAAGCTATTTAA AGGAAACTATAAAGCAATCTCAAATCACCTAGAAACAGTTCAAGTTGCCATGGCAACTTGTCAGTGTCTGAAGAGTTCTCAAAATAAAGAATATGAGCTACAGGGTTCAACAGAGAAGTTGATGATGCAGAGCATCGGGAGCGAGGAGGAACAAGGGCCATTATCTGTCCTCCTGAGTAATCTGAAGGCCATGCAGGACAAGCCACTGCAGGAAGT GTGTCAGTCCTTGGATAGTGTTTTAACACAGATTGTGTATGTCTACTCACTCTTAGGAGTAGACTCGAGATACAGGGATGAGGAGGATGATATCAAG AAATTACTGGTGAAGAGAATAGCCAAGGGAAAGGATTATCTGCCCAAAATGACACAGACCTTAG TGGGAGACCTGGTAACAGAGGAGATTGTATCTGCCATCATAGATGACATGTTTGATAAGCTAAATGGGATGAGCTTAGCCAGACAGAACTTAAAATATCTAGG TTCTGTAGTTGATCCTAGTACAACTCTCAGTCCAGCTAAAGGCAAGCCATTCTTAAAACAAGTGACGGAATTGGCATTTGACACTACTAAAGGAGACATTCaagatattgaatatatatctaGTGGATTTACAGATCTTTTAAAATCCGGATTTGG ACTGTTTCGAACTGTGGCAAAGCCTAAACCTAGTGACAACAAGATTCTGATTGTGTTTGTGGTTGGCGGTATCACAGCTACGGAGGCAAAACTTATCAGGGATACAGTTGCATCTCATAACAGTGATACCCAG GTGATCGTAGGAAGTACACAATTGTCCAAGCCTGAAGATATTGTACAGTTACTGCTGTGTCAAGACAATTTGAACCCTGACTGA
- the LOC117342334 gene encoding LOW QUALITY PROTEIN: atrial natriuretic peptide receptor 1-like (The sequence of the model RefSeq protein was modified relative to this genomic sequence to represent the inferred CDS: deleted 1 base in 1 codon), protein MASSWNLPIITPVGTSGILGDKSNFPTLTRLAYNMNKFAKFYLQVFRQFNWTDITIMYDNVHVFFRIVGTSLGNEFPSAGISSKVIEFDTSGDFDHRNMLLTASARSRVFVISCHGDTFRDIMLTFYDLGMAFGDYAVIFIRLFAGDDVDCNDMVLNHFQKARIAYDSVLLVQPRRPESSEFLKFEQDVITRSFQDYNFVYGDIEVNIFITAFYDSFLIYAQILNETLTDGGDIFDGFNLTRRIWGRTFQGIGGTIAIDNNGDRDTDFSLLDMDTSTGDFKVVGNYFGELKQFKFVDGMSIYWYQGKGPPVNKPRCGFTGDAPECQTFELPAVTIAGIAFACVIVVLAIIAALVYRKLKLESDLHSLWWKIKTTDLLATNVGSRVISRLSVVQGSTVATKKFKIKQFHADRVSLLELKQMRDIACPNLTRMVGMAIEPSHVVLVTEYCPRGSLQDILENDSIQLDLDFKNALLTDLVQGMTYLHASPIEVHGNLNSSNCVIDGRFVLKITDFGLTRIRQLEQKVVDHQNQRAIHLLPDISPYQHITYFSIITITVSYCAMFVVHNVCGNTVSAQLWVAPEHLRNLPNRTSSHGGDVYSFGIILFEILTRHEPYEDELEHASVSDVLQKVKLGRNPPFRPMLPQTSEKSGLVTVLKQCWSEDPKLRPSFHALTRTIRKISGISAGHNILDSLLKRMEQYANNLEDLVEERTRAFLDEKRKSEQLLYEVLPRSVADQLKNGQSVDPESFEKVTIYFSDIVGFTNLSASSLPMQVVDLLNDLYTCFDSILESYDVYKVETIGDAYMVVSGLPVRNGSEHVRQIARMSLSILENVSKFKIRHKPDAVLRARIGIHSGSVCAGVVGRKMPRYCLFGDTVNTASRMESNGEAMKIHMSEDTKSMLDAFGNFLIETRGEITVKGKGSMTTYWLLGEEIKEI, encoded by the exons ATGGCGTCTTCTTGGAATCTTCCCATTATCACGCCTGTAGGGACAAGTGGCATTCTTGGAGACAAATCAAATTTCCCAACACTAACACGACTGGCTTACAACATGAATAAATTCGCCAAGTTCTATCTCCAGGTATTCCGACAATTTAACTGGACTGATATCACCATTATGTACGACAACGTGCACGTGTTTTTCCGCATAGTTGGGACGAGTCTTGGGAATGAGTTTCCTTCTGCAGGTATTTCCAGTAAGGTAATCGAGTTTGATACAAGTGGTGATTTTGATCACAGGAATATGTTGTTGACTGCAAGCGCACGATCACGAG TATTTGTCATCAGTTGTCATGGCGATACATTCCGTGACATCATGTTGACCTTCTATGACCTTGGAATGGCGTTCGGCGATTACGCCGTCATATTTATTCGTCTGTTTGCTGGAGATGATGTTG ATTGCAATGACATGGTCTTAAATCATTTCCAGAAAGCTCGAATAGCATACGATAGCGTATTGCTTGTTCAACCAAGACGGCCAGAAAGTTCTGAGTTTCTGAAGTTTGAGCAGGATGTTATAACCCGGTCATTCCAAGATTACAACTTTGTGTATGGCGATATTGAG GTCAACATCTTTATCACGGCTTTCTACGATTCGTTTCTTATCTACGCTCAAATCCTGAACGAAACTCTCACTGATGGTGGTGATATCTTTGATGGATTTAACCTGACAAGACGGATATGGGGACGAACCTTTCAAG GTATCGGCGGGACCATAGCCATCGATAATAACGGCGACAGAGATACAGATTTTTCCCTATTGGACATGGATACATCTACTGGAGATTTCAAG GTTGTAGGTAATTATTTCGGAGAATTGAAGCAATTTAAGTTTGTCGATGGAATGTCCATATACTGGTACCAAGGGAAGGGCCCACCTGTCAACAAGCCTCGCTGTGGCTTCACAGGAGATGCACCAGAATGCCAAACCTTCG AGTTACCTGCTGTAACGATAGCTGGAATCGCCTTTGCTTGTGTGATTGTGGTACTTGCTATAATAGCTGCGCTTGTTTACAG GAAACTGAAACTCGAGTCCGACCTGCACAGTTTGTGGTGGAAGATCAAGACGACTGATTTGCTCGCGACAAATGTGGGAAGCCGTGTTATAAGCAGGCTATCAGTTGTTCAG GGCAGTACTGTAGCAACCAAAAAGTTCAAAATAAAGCAGTTCCACGCTGATCGAGTAAGCCTTTTGGAACTGAAACAG ATGAGGGACATTGCTTGCCCAAACTTGACTAGAATGGTTGGTATGGCGATAGAACCTTCACATGTCGTCCTGGTGACAGAGTACTGTCCTCGCGGTAGTCTCCAG GATATTTTAGAGAACGACTCTATACAGCTTGACTTGGATTTTAAGAATGCACTTCTCACCGACCTCGTACAA GGAATGACCTATCTACATGCATCCCCAATCGAGGTTCACGGTAACCTTAATAGCTCCAACTGCGTGATAGACGGGCGTTTTGTTCTAAAGATCACAGATTTTGGCCTGACACGCATACGCCAACTAGAGCAGAAAGTTGTAGATCATCAAAACCAAAGAG CAATACATTTGTTACCCGATATTTCACCATATCAACACATTACATATTTCAGCATTATCACTATAACTGTATCATACTGTGCCATGTTTGTGGTACACAATGTCTGCGGCAATACTGTTTCAGCGCAGTTATGGGTAGCCCCGGAACACCTCCGAAACTTGCCCAATAGAACATCGTCACATGGCGGAGATGTCTATAGCTTCGGAATTATTTTGTTCGAAATT CTAACAAGACACGAGCCTTACGAAGATGAATTAGAACACGCCTCAGTATCTG atgTACTTCAGAAGGTCAAACTAGGCCGTAATCCTCCATTCCGTCCCATGCTGCCTCAGACAAGTGAAAAGAGCGGTCTGGTGACAGTTCTGAAACAGTGTTGGAGTGAAGACCCGAAACTGAGACCTAGTTTCCATGCACTGACAAGGACTATTCGTAAAATTTCCGG AATATCAGCGGGACATAATATACTAGATTCATTACTTAAGAGGATGGAGCAGTATGCTAACAACCTGGAGGACCTTGTTGAGGAAAGAACCCGTGCGTTCTTGGACGAGAAGCGGAAGTCTGAGCAATTGCTCTATGAAGTCCTTCCAAG AAGTGTTGCTGACCAACTGAAGAACGGACAAAGTGTTGACCCAGAATCTTTCGAGAAGGTCACTATATATTTCAGCGATATTGTAGGCTTTACCAACCTGTCTGCCTCTAGTCTGCCGATGCAG GTCGTGGACCTCCTGAACGACTTGTACACATGTTTTGATAGCATTTTAGAAAGCTATGACGTATATAAA GTGGAGACTATCGGAGATGCGTACATGGTGGTATCCGGTCTTCCTGTACGGAATGGTTCGGAGCACGTCCGTCAAATTGCACGCATGTCCTTGAGTATCCTGGAAAACGTGTCCAAGTTTAAAATACGACACAAACCGGACGCCGTACTCAGGGCACGTATCGGTATTCACTCCG GTTCTGTTTGCGCTGGGGTGGTGGGAAGAAAGATGCCCCGTTATTGTTTATTTGGAGACACTGTCAACACAGCCTCCCGCATGGAGTCCAACGGCGAAG CAATGAAGATCCATATGAGCGAAGACACAAAAAGCATGTTGGATGCTTTTGGCAATTTTCTGATAGAAACAAGAGGTGAAATCACTGTGAAG GGCAAAGGCTCGATGACAACATACTGGCTTCTCGGAGAAGAAATCAAGGAAATCTGA